One Saimiri boliviensis isolate mSaiBol1 chromosome 5, mSaiBol1.pri, whole genome shotgun sequence genomic window carries:
- the IFT70A gene encoding intraflagellar transport protein 70A gives MAGVNGAQIPDGEFTAVVYRLIRDARYAEAVQLLGREQQRSPRSRAGLSLLGYCYYRLQEFGLAAECYEQLSQLHPDLEQYRLYQAQALYKACLYPEANRVAFLLLDNPAYHSRVLRLQAAIKYSEGDLPGSRSLVEQLLSGEGGEDSGVENETDGQVNLGCLLYKEGQYEAACSKFFAALQASGYQPDLSYNLALAYYSSRQYAAALKHIAEIIEHGIRQHPELGVGMTTEGFDVRSVGNTLVLHQTALVEAFNLKAAIEYQLRNYEVAQETLTDMPPRAEEELDPVTLHNQALMNMDARPTEGFEKLQFLLQQNPFPPETFGNLLLLYCKYEYFDLAADVLAENAHLTYKFLTPYLYDFLDAMITCQTAPEEAFLKLDGLAAMLTEQLRRLTKQVQEARHNRDDEAIKKAVNEYDETLEKYIPVLMAQAKIYWNLENYAMVEKIFRKSVEFCNDHDVWKLNVAHVLFMQENKYREAIGFYEPIVKKHFDNILSVSAIVLANLCVSYIMTSQNEEAEELMRKIEKEEEQLSYDDPDKKVYHLCIVNLVIGTLYCAKGNYEFGISRVIKSLEPYNKKLGTDTWYYAKRCFLSLLENMSKHIIVIHDSVIQECVQFLGHCELHGTNIPAVIEQPLEEERMHVGKNTVTDESRQLKALIYEIIGWNK, from the coding sequence ATGGCGGGCGTGAACGGCGCGCAGATCCCCGACGGGGAGTTCACCGCGGTCGTGTACCGGCTCATTCGCGATGCCCGCTACGCCGAGGCGGTGCAGCTGCTGGGCCGAGAGCAGCAGCGGAGCCCGCGGAGCCGCGCCGGCCTGTCGTTGCTGGGCTACTGCTACTACCGCCTGCAGGAGTTCGGGCTGGCGGCCGAGTGCTATGAGCAGCTGAGCCAGCTGCACCCGGACCTAGAGCAGTACCGCCTGTACCAGGCCCAGGCCCTGTACAAGGCCTGCCTTTATCCGGAGGCCAACCGGGTCGCCTTCCTTCTCCTGGATAACCCCGCCTACCACAGCCGGGTCCTCCGCCTGCAAGCTGCCATCAAATACAGCGAGGGCGATCTGCCAGGGTCCAGGAGCCTGGTGGAGCAGCTGCTGAGTGGGGAAGGGGGAGAAGATAGTGGGGTCGAGAATGAGACCGATGGCCAGGTCAACCTGGGTTGTTTGCTCTACAAGGAGGGACAGTATGAAGCTGCCTGCTCCAAGTTTTTTGCGGCCTTGCAGGCCTCGGGCTACCAACCTGACCTTTCCTACAACCTGGCTTTGGCTTATTACAGCAGCCGGCAGTATGCTGCAGCGCTGAAGCATATCGCTGAGATTATTGAGCACGGTATCCGCCAGCACCCTGAGCTAGGTGTGGGCATGACCACTGAGGGCTTTGATGTTCGCAGTGTTGGCAACACCTTAGTCCTCCACCAGACTGCTTTGGTGGAAGCCTTCAACCTTAAGGCAGCCATAGAATACCAGTTGAGAAACTATGAGGTAGCCCAAGAAACTCTCACTGACATGCCACCCAGAGCAGAGGAAGAGTTGGACCCTGTGACTCTGCACAACCAGGCACTAATGAACATGGATGCCAGGCCTACAGAAGGGTTTGAAAAGCTACAGTTTTTGCTCCAACAGAATCCCTTTCCCCCAGAGACTTTTGGCAACCTGTTGCTGCTCTACTGTAAATATGAGTATTTTGACCTTGCAGCAGATGTCCTGGCAGAAAATGCCCATTTGACTTACAAGTTCCTCACACCCTATCTCTATGACTTCTTGGATGCCATGATCACTTGCCAGACAGCTCCTGAAGAGGCTTTCCTTAAGCTTGATGGGCTAGCAGCAATGCTGACTGAGCAGCTTCGGAGACTCACCAAGCAAGTACAGGAAGCAAGACACAATAGAGATGATGAAGCTATCAAAAAGGCAGTGAAtgaatatgatgaaaccctagaGAAGTATATTCCCGTGTTGATGGCTCAGGCAAAAATCTACTGGAACCTTGAAAATTATGCAATGGTGGAGAAGATCTTTCGCAAATCTGTGGAATTCTGTAATGACCATGATGTGTGGAAGCTGAATGTGGCTCACGTTCTGTTCATGCAGGAAAACAAATACAGAGAAGCCATTGGTTTCTATGAACCCATAGTTAAGAAGCATTTTGATAACATCCTGAGTGTCAGTGCTATCGTACTGGCTAATCTCTGTGTTTCCTATATTATGACAAGTCAAAATGAAGAAGCAGAGGAGTTGATGAGGAAGattgaaaaggaggaagagcAGCTCTCTTATGATGACCCAGATAAAAAAGTGTACCATCTCTGCATTGTGAATTTGGTGATAGGAACTCTTTATTGCGCCAAAGGAAACTATGAGTTTGGTATTTCTCGAGTTATCAAAAGTTTGGAGCCTTATAATAAAAAACTGGGAACAGATACCTGGTATTATGCCAAAAGATGCTTCCTGTCTCTGTTAGAAAACATGTCAAAACACATAATAGTCATTCATGACAGTGTTATTCAAGAATGTGTCCAGTTTCTAGGACACTGTGAACTTCATGGCACAAACATACCTGCTGTTATTGAACAACccctggaagaagaaagaatgcaTGTTGGGAAGAATACAGTCACAGATGAGTCCAGACAATTGAAAGCTTTAATTTATGAGATTATAGGATGGAATAAGTAG